The Vibrio sp. 16 genome segment CGTAGTGCTATTTATGGTGGACGGTCGCGCTGGCTTAACGGCTGCGGATGAAGCGATCGCCAAGCACCTGCGTAAACTTGAAAAGCCATCCATGCTTGTGGTGAACAAGGTTGATGGTATCGATGCTGACGCAGCAAGTGCAGAGTTCTGGCAACTTGGTGTAGAGAACATGTATCAAATTGCCGCAGCGCACGGACGTGGCGTGACCGCATTGATCGAGCTAGCCTTGAATCCGTTTGCCGAGAAGCTACTGGATGAGAGCAAAGGCGAACTCGAAGATTTGACTGAGTTTGAAGACGAAGAAGAGAAGCTAGATTACAGCGAAGAAGAAGCTGAAGAAGAGTTTACTCGTCTGCAGGATCAACCTATCAAGTTAGCAATCATCGGTCGTCCAAACGTAGGTAAATCGACACTTACTAACCGTATTCTTGGTGAAGAACGAGTGGTTGTCTACGACATGCCAGGCACAACGCGTGATTCTATCTATATTCCGATGGAACGTGATGGCCGTGAGTACGTACTGATCGATACTGCAGGTGTTCGTCGTCGTACCCGTATCAATGAAACGGTAGAGAAGTTCTCGGTTGTTAAAACGCTAAAAGCGGTAGAAGATGCGAACGTCGTGCTTCTTGTTATCGATGCTCGTGAAAACATCTCAGATCAAGACTTAAGCCTACTTGGCTTTGCCCTAAACGCTGGCCGTTCAATTGTTATTGCGGTCAACAAGTGGGATGGTCTGGATATGGACGTGAAAGAGCACGTGAAAAAGGAACTCGACCGTCGTTTAGGCTTCGTTGATTTCGCGCGTATTCACTTCATCTCAGCATTGCACGGTACAGGCGTTGGTCACCTATTTGAATCGGTACAAGAAGCGTATAAGTCGGCGACGACACGTGTTGGTACGTCTGTTCTAACTCGTATCATGAAGATGGCAACAGAAGATCACCAACCGCCAATGGTTCGTGGTCGCCGTGTTAAGCTGAAATATGCACACGCTGGTGGTTACAACCCGCCTATCGTTGTTATTCACGGTAACCAAGTAAACGATCTGCCTGATTCGTACAAGCGCTATCTGATGAACTACTTCCGTAAGTCATTAGAGATCATGGGCACGCCAATTCGTATCATCTTCCAAAACAGCGATAACCCGTTTGAAGGCAAGTCGAATAAGATGACACTCTCTCAAGAGCGCAAACGCAAGCGCCTAATGAGTGTGATGAAGAATCGTAAGAAGTAACTCTAGCGGATAATTTCTAGAGATTTTATATATTGTAAAAAGCGCCGTTGTTCTCCAGTGGCGCTTTTTTGTATTTAAAGGTTAATGCATGCAAGTTACTCCAACCATAACCCAATTTTGTCACAACCTCTGGCAGCTTGACGCTAAGGTTCAATTGCTCAAGCAAGAGGAGGAGTTGCTCTACGTGGTGACTGATAAAACGCCATTTCACCCAGTAAGTCATATTTGGCCAGACCATCCTGCCGATCGCGGTCAACTCAACGGTTGTCCAGTCGTTGATTGCCAAGTCGGGGCGGTAGAGCTTGCGACTAATGAGCTGTATGTCGGTCAAGCGATCCCTGTGAAGCGAAACGAAGCAGGTTGGGCGTTTGTGGTCGTCCACTGTTTAAATAAAGGCGTGTTGGAGTTATCTGTTGGTGAAAACGTTGAGCTTAACGTTGATAAGCATTATCAAGATGCGCTGAGCCGAGGCCACAGTGCGGGTCATATTGCCTATTTAGCACTCAATAAAGTCTTGGTTGAAGGCCAGTATTGGCGAAAGGATGCAGACCGAAAAGATCCTCATGGTTACTACGACTTCAACAGTTACGCACAAGAAACCAGTTTTGTGACCGAAGATCGCTGCCTCGACAAGTACCGCTTAGGAAAGACACTGCGTAAGCGCGGCCTCAATAGTGCGGATGTCGTGGCTGATTTGAAGTCAATCGAGAGTCGAGTTAATGAGCAAGTTCGGTTGTGGCTTACCTTGCCATCGAGTATTGAGGTTTTCTGCGATGGGGATGCGCTCACTGATTCGCGCTACTGGCGCTGCGATCTTAACGAAGCTCAGTTGGCAGAGATCCCTTGTGGCGGAACCCACGCAACATCGTTAGATGTTTATGAGCAAATCTCAGTAACTTTGACTCAATTAGATGAGCAGAACATTGAAATGGATACACGCGTGATGGCGAAAGCGGCGTCGTAAAGGAAAAGCCCGCTGTTTCATCAGCGGGCTTTGCGTGATTACCACATTCCTAGAAGCTTCCACCAAGCCCCGCCGATGAATAAGAACACAGGAATAACGATGAGCGAGAAAACGAATCCTATCTTCCACCAGTTCTTTAGGCTCAAGAAACCTGCGCCAAACAGAATCGGTGCAGGGCCAGAGGAGTAATGGGTGGTTGACATATAAAGGTTACTAAAAATACCCAACACAATGGCAGCCAGCATTGGCGGTGCACCCGCTGCGATCGCAATGGCTAGGAACGCCGAGTACATGGCACTGATGTGCGCCATGGCACTGGCCATCAAATAGTGGCTGTAGTAGTAGACCAGCAGCAGCACGACTAAGGTCATCCCCCATTCAAATCCTGACAAAGAATTACCCACGATGTCACCAAACCAAGCGATAAAGCCGAGCTTGTTGAGCTGAGCGGCCATCATCACCAAGACCGCAAACCAAGTGATGGTATGCCACGCTTCTTTCTCTTGAAGAACTGCATCCCAAGTGATGGTTCGAGTGATCAACAAAAAGACCAAGCCGAGTAGTGCGGTTACCGTTGAGTGAATACCAAGTGTAGGACCTAAAACCCAAAGACTCACCATGCCGATAAAGGTGATGCACACCATCCATTCATCGCGTGTCATTGCGCCCATTTCTTGCAGTTTTTGGCGCGCAATCAGGCGCATTTCCGGGGTTTTCTTCAGTTTAGGTGGAAAGACGTAGTACATCACTAACGGGATTAAAAACAGACACACAAGCCCAGGTACGATGGCGGCAATTGCCCAACCCGCCCAAGTGATTTCGACACCTTGCTCTTTAGCAAAGTTAGCAGCCAGAGGGTTGCCTGCCATAGACGTTAAGAACATGGCACAGGTAATCGCATTACATTGGAAAATACATTGAACAAGAAATGCGCCGATTTTGTTTTCTGTGCCTTTTTCAGGATCCGAGTCGTAAGCGCTGGCTACTGAGCGAAATAGGGGAGAGATGATCCCGCCACAGCGAGCGGTGGTACTCGGTGTTGCAGGTGCAAACAGCAAATCGGTCAACACCAGTCCGTAAGCTAATCCGAGTGAACTGTTGCCCAGTTTAGCGATAAACCAATAGCCGACGCGTCGCCCAAACCCTGTGCTGATGAAGCCACGCGAAATGAAGAATGCCGCGGCGATCATCCAAATCGTTGGATGAGCAAACCCGGTTAATGCGGTGCGTATCGGGAGCACATCCAATAGTGTCGCGGCGGTCAATCCCATCAAAGCCATCGCTCCAAGTGGCAGTGGAGCGATGATCAAACTCAGAACCGTGACCACGAAGATGGTCATCATGTGCCAAGCCTGAAGCGTAAGCCCCTCAGGGACTGGGCTAAACCATAAAATAGCGCCGATAATGACCAGCATGAGTAGCC includes the following:
- a CDS encoding DASS family sodium-coupled anion symporter: MLTSSNIRLLMLVIIGAILWFSPVPEGLTLQAWHMMTIFVVTVLSLIIAPLPLGAMALMGLTAATLLDVLPIRTALTGFAHPTIWMIAAAFFISRGFISTGFGRRVGYWFIAKLGNSSLGLAYGLVLTDLLFAPATPSTTARCGGIISPLFRSVASAYDSDPEKGTENKIGAFLVQCIFQCNAITCAMFLTSMAGNPLAANFAKEQGVEITWAGWAIAAIVPGLVCLFLIPLVMYYVFPPKLKKTPEMRLIARQKLQEMGAMTRDEWMVCITFIGMVSLWVLGPTLGIHSTVTALLGLVFLLITRTITWDAVLQEKEAWHTITWFAVLVMMAAQLNKLGFIAWFGDIVGNSLSGFEWGMTLVVLLLVYYYSHYLMASAMAHISAMYSAFLAIAIAAGAPPMLAAIVLGIFSNLYMSTTHYSSGPAPILFGAGFLSLKNWWKIGFVFSLIVIPVFLFIGGAWWKLLGMW
- the der gene encoding ribosome biogenesis GTPase Der, which gives rise to MVPVVALVGRPNVGKSTLFNRLTRTRDALVADFPGLTRDRKYGQAKLGEHEFIVIDTGGIDGTEEGVETKMAQQSLAAIDEADVVLFMVDGRAGLTAADEAIAKHLRKLEKPSMLVVNKVDGIDADAASAEFWQLGVENMYQIAAAHGRGVTALIELALNPFAEKLLDESKGELEDLTEFEDEEEKLDYSEEEAEEEFTRLQDQPIKLAIIGRPNVGKSTLTNRILGEERVVVYDMPGTTRDSIYIPMERDGREYVLIDTAGVRRRTRINETVEKFSVVKTLKAVEDANVVLLVIDARENISDQDLSLLGFALNAGRSIVIAVNKWDGLDMDVKEHVKKELDRRLGFVDFARIHFISALHGTGVGHLFESVQEAYKSATTRVGTSVLTRIMKMATEDHQPPMVRGRRVKLKYAHAGGYNPPIVVIHGNQVNDLPDSYKRYLMNYFRKSLEIMGTPIRIIFQNSDNPFEGKSNKMTLSQERKRKRLMSVMKNRKK